Proteins co-encoded in one Ooceraea biroi isolate clonal line C1 chromosome 9, Obir_v5.4, whole genome shotgun sequence genomic window:
- the LOC105281200 gene encoding DNL-type zinc finger protein translates to MFSIRQALRFAGRAVYNQYSAYHRYAVVCKPNGSTALCHNRLLHDSSSESKELGKLEGKMRLIFTCKKCSTRNSKLISKLAYDKGVIIVRCDGCKNNHLIADNLGWFTEIHKGINIEKIMATKGESVRRVMNDVDGYYEAVTNEEYKFPQQNVNETKELDNDNKCCEKIEKQ, encoded by the coding sequence ATGTTCTCCATTCGACAAGCGTTGCGTTTTGCTGGGCGAGCAGTATACAACCAGTACTCTGCATACCATCGTTACGCTGTCGTTTGCAAACCAAATGGTTCCACGGCACTCTGTCACAACCGTCTCCTTCACGACAGTAGTAGTGAGAGCAAGGAATTAGGTAAATTGGAAGGAAAAATGAGACTGATATTTACGTGCAAAAAATGCAGCACAAGGAACAGCAAACTGATATCGAAGTTAGCATATGACAAAGGAGTGATAATAGTGAGATGCGATGGCTGCAAGAACAATCACCTTATCGCCGACAATCTAGGATGGTTCACGGAGATACATAAGGGAATAAATATCGAGAAAATCATGGCAACAAAGGGTGAGAGTGTACGAAGAGTAATGAATGATGTGGATGGTTATTATGAAGCTGTCACGAACGAAGAGTACAAGTTTCCTCAACAGAACGTTAACGAGACGAAAGAATTGGACAATGATAACAAGTGTTGTGAGAAAATTGAGAAACAGTAA
- the LOC105281224 gene encoding docking protein 3 isoform X1, producing MEPEEPLMQGILLLPPQGMLGQLKKTWHKRFCQLFRTSNYGIKRVEIYDNQEEAILQSHSPRIITLDACIKIAPSNQSHVFVVVTKSGVHYFGCYSEMEMTHWITAFQLVAFKDSVSNQTIEENNDLYCTSGEGVFSVKVVETDASKRCGLEARNYTLVIAAVDMKLMDGDIVLFTWPYRYIRRYGYRDGKFIFEAGRKCESGEGSFRLEHGSQQEIFRCMYAKMRSMKKLLNEENNPSIECNDAQYHAALSMEAGSRAALPPSPNNSSNLIEIDFPTPQNSQKAFLTSSNVDSTTSSSRLSSKSKPAKPPRKCAFNLLEKKNLDPEFSDVPACGEYITLSQTNSPELSHKSIGNVIQEEEEKHPYDLVEIRNDAWRTHGIDSVHHTERVLSGLPSEKKQENDNDDLQYEVMMPIRNHDMPFQNSCANKCGINDTAIAKPAIQNIAKMDESDYDKLEHFGSVSKLSQKSTYKYTNSSQSIHSNASHGENSNCGLVNPAWSNYDIVEDMTAVRLADDSHLGYGIIRKKTDHSEMTAGNATSGPQHKVFNNSEYAIVSKPKRV from the exons ATGGAGCCCGAGGAACCTCTAATGCAAGGAATACTGCTATTACCGCCGCAGGGAATGTTGGGCCAGCTCAAG AAAACATGGCACAAGAGATTCTGTCAACTCTTTAGAACGAGTAACTATGGGATCAAGCGTGTCGAAATCTATGATAATCAAGAGGAAGCGATATTGCAGTCCCACTCACCGCGCATCATCACGTTAGATGCCTGTATAAAAATTGCCCCTAGCAACCAGTCGCACGTCTTTGTT GTGGTGACTAAATCAGGAGTACACTATTTCGGCTGTTACTCAGAGATGGAGATGACGCATTGGATCACGGCATTTCAGTTGGTTGCCTTTAAGGATAGTGTGTCGAATCAAACGATAGAGGAGAACAACGATCTGTACTGCACGAGTGGGGAAGGCGTGTTCTCTGTTAAAGTCGTGGAGACAGACGCGTCTAAGCGGTGTGGATTGGAGGCAAGAAACTACACACTAGTAATTGCCGCGGTGGACATGAAACTGATGGACGGTGACATCGTTCTGTTCACGTGGCCGTACAGATACATCAGACGATACGGATATAGAGACGGGAAATTTATCTTCGAAGCTGGAAGGAAATGCGAGTCCGGCGAGGGTTCTTTTCGTTTGGAGCACGGTAGCCAGCAGGAGATCTTTCGATGCATGTACGCTAAAATGCGATCCATGAAGAAGTTGTTGAACGAAGAGAATAATCCGAGCATAGAATGCAATGACGCTCAATACCACGCGGCTTTATCTATGGAAGCTGGCTCCAGAGCGGCGTTACCGCCGTCCCCGAATAATTCTAGCAATTTGATCGAGATAGATTTTCCTACTCCGCAGAATTCCCAGAAAGCCTTTTTAACTTCGTCAAACGTGGATTCTACAACTTCATCGAGTAGATTATCGAGTAAATCTAAACCCGCTAAACCACCAAGAAAATGTGCCTTCAATCTGCTGGAGAAGAAAAATCTCGATCCGGAATTCTCGGATGTGCCCGCATGCGGGGAATATATAACCCTGAGTCAAACCAACTCACCGGAATTGTCTCACAAGAGCATCGGCAATGTTATacaggaggaagaggagaagcaTCCGTATGACTTGGTGGAGATTAGAAACGACGCTTGGAGGACGCACGGTATCGACAGCGTGCATCACACCGAGAGAGTATTATCAGGCTTACCTAGCGAGAAAAAACAGGAGAACGACAATGACGATTTGCAATATGAGGTCATGATGCCGATACGTAATCACGATATGCCATTCCAGAATTCGTGCGCGAATAAATGCGGCATCAACGATACCGCGATCGCCAAACCGGCGATACAAAATATTGCCAAGATGGACGAATCGGATTACGATAAATTGGAGCACTTCGGATCCGTCTCGAAACTTAGTCAGAAATCTACGTACAAGTACACGAATTCGTCACAGAGCATACATTCCAACGCGTCTCACGGGGAAAATTCGAATTGCGGTCTCGTTAATCCAGCGTGGTCCAATTACGACATCGTCGAAGACATGACTGCCGTTAGATTAGCCGATGACAGTCACCTCGGCTACGGGATTATTCGGAAGAAGACGGATCACTCTGAGATGACTGCTGGTAATGCCACAAGTGGCCCACAACACAAAGTTTTTAACAACAGTGAATATGCGATCGTATCGAAACCAAAAAGAGTGTAA
- the LOC105281194 gene encoding LOW QUALITY PROTEIN: rho GTPase-activating protein 20 (The sequence of the model RefSeq protein was modified relative to this genomic sequence to represent the inferred CDS: inserted 2 bases in 1 codon; deleted 2 bases in 1 codon; substituted 1 base at 1 genomic stop codon), which produces MKNLLGKRNSGNTAKLTRGISQRITNSPNSPPSLKSPARTFLLETPVQFTTGMQSQERHLFPFTDLLLIAKARSGGNFKLKQSVRMSELWLTAGHIEDVAETSKFADTSFVLGWPTTNVVATFMTAAARDLWWGRLNELVREESMKKPPHTNIQIVYHDSDTNNEYCKTIMVGSEMTAHTCLSMAMPLWDLQGPFQLWARTFPDEAPYPLIGHERPFVVKMSSLRHILSAEEGFDLEHCNKSGHDPCHFILRPVMKSPVKKNNRSKITDLLHRSLSLNPSLFGVNLSRLDENGLPKPVLVMLQQLFAKGPFTQGIFRKSANLRNVRELRDQIESTGDLSCLEDAPVVTVASLLKDFLRSLPDPLLTSHLFPLWMESLDTPNLVQTIKSILDKLPKANYTLLSHVICVLHHVARRSKRNLMCASNLGVCCGPSLLWSSNPTVNQSRAIPIITEMLIRHCEDLFGAGVTQLLGEDTRSDSGAEESTDSLHCECGISLDSLDLTEAPRRDPMSLSRNSGLTLSDCQLFIPESPVGSEDSAPNASSSSNYREDKPLAKEDKISSKSYVSVYRCGWEERLNGYTSGNHTHANGAEHSFREEKSNAGYPNPNFQRQDWLRAQLKRTSRTNKLDEHEHRKERFGDKDIYETEYLRQDMKENVENCKTYRSRQLNVSYDALSEDYDSKSSQQDIRGGDPARRSSDSDCYEFKKKDGYSEYQKEKEAYNEYKVSCAGRQYPVTRETPEQKAARCLVRHQKLCEEYESIKHIYMEVFKFCKNEEPRGEYEXSDMSDSYKGTVVDLNEDEHEGEKTSWPDTPPPLPPRFRHLPXVHMNLEDRHKVAGRSRSLPPPPPYRPPPQPRAPITTRHLGFDRSVIDDESYV; this is translated from the exons ATGAAGAATTTATTAGGCAAAAGAAATAGTGGTAATACAGCCAAGCTGACGAGAGGGATCTCTCAGAGGATTACGAATAGTCCGAATAGCCCTCCATCTTTGAAATCACCAGCTAGAACCTTTCTTTTAGAGACACCAGTTCAGTTCACTACG GGCATGCAATCTCAGGAGAGGCACCTCTTTCCCTTTACTGATCTCCTGCTCATCGCGAAAGCTCGTAGCGGCGGGAACTTCAAGCTAAAGCAGTCGGTGAGAATGAGCGAGCTCTGGCTCACGGCGGGTCACATAGAGGATGTGGCGGAGACCAGCAAGTTCGCGGACACTAGCTTCGTCCTCGGTTGGCCCACTACGAATGTCGTAGCCACTTTCAT GACTGCCGCGGCGCGGGATCTCTGGTGGGGACGTCTGAACGAGCTCGTGCGAGAAGAAAGCATGAAGAAGCCGCCGCATACGAACATTCAAATCGTGTATCACGACAGCGACACGAACAACGAATAC TGCAAGACGATCATGGTCGGCTCCGAGATGACGGCGCATACCTGCCTGAGCATGGCGATGCCGCTGTGGGATCTGCAGGGACCCTTCCAGCTGTGGGCCCGAACGTTCCCGGACGAGGCGCCGTACCCGCTGATAGGTCACGAGCGGCCGTTCGTCGTGAAGATGTCGAGCCTGCGACACATTCTGTCGGCGGAGGAAGGCTTCGATCTGGAGCACTGCAACAAGAGCGGTCACGATCCATGCCACTTTATCCTTCGACCTGTTATGAAGTCGCCCGTGAAAAAGAATAATCGATCGAAGATAACCGATCTGTTGCACCGCTCGCTGTCGCTGAATCCCAGCCTTTTCGGCGTGAATCTGTCCCGGCTGGATGAGAATGGTTTACCGAAACCCGTTTTGGTGATGCTGCAGCAACTATTCGCCAAGGGCCCGTTCACGCAGGGAATTTTTCGCAAGTCCGCGAACCTCCGAAACGTCCGCGAGTTGCGGGATCAAATCGAGTCCACGGGAGATCTCAGCTGTCTGGAGGACGCGCCGGTTGTAACGGTGGCGTCTCTGCTGAAGGACTTTTTGAGGTCACTACCGGATCCCCTCTTGACCTCTCACCTGTTTCCTCTCTGGATGGAGAGCCTGGACACGCCAAATCTCGTTCAAACTATTAAAAG CATTCTAGATAAACTGCCAAAGGCGAATTACACGTTACTCTCGCATGTGATCTGCGTGTTGCATCACGTGGCAAGACGGTCGAAGCGTAATCTCATGTGCGCCAGTAACCTGGGCGTCTGCTGCGGCCCGAGTTTACTTTGGTCCTCGAATCCGACGGTGAATCAGAGCAGGGCGATTCCAATAATTACGGAAATGTTGATCCGCCACTGCGAGGATCTGTTCGGAGCCGGCGTCACGCAGCTCCTCGGGGAAGATACACGTAGCGACAGCGGAGCCGAAGAGAGCACCGACAGTCTTCACTGTGA GTGTGGGATATCCTTGGATAGCCTGGATCTGACGGAGGCGCCACGTAGGGATCCGATGTCCTTGTCGAGGAACTCGGGCTTGACCTTGTCGGACTGTCAGTTATTCATCCCGGAGTCGCCCGTAGGCTCCGAGGATTCGGCCCCGAACGCCTCGTCGTCCAGTAACTACCGCGAGGACAAGCCCCTCGCGAAGGAGGACAAGATCAGCAGCAAATCCTACGTGTCGGTTTACAGATGTGGCTGGGAAGAGAGATTGAACGGCTACACGTCGGGCAATCACACCCACGCGAACGGCGCGGAGCACAGCTTCAGGGAGGAGAAGAGCAACGCGGGTTACCCCAATCCGAACTTCCAGCGGCAGGACTGGCTGCGGGCGCAGCTCAAGAGAACGTCCAGGACGAACAAGCTGGACGAACACGAGCACAGGAAGGAGAGATTCGGTGACAAAGATATCTACGAGACGGAATATCTCAGGCAGGACATGAAGGAGAACGTGGAGAACTGCAAGACTTATCGGAGCAGGCAGTTGAACGTGAGCTACGACGCATTGTCGGAGGATTACGACAGCAAGAGTTCGCAGCAGGATATTCGAGGCGGCGATCCAGCGCGT CGATCCAGTGATAGCGATTGCTACGAGTTCAAGAAGAAGGACGGTTACAGCGAGTaccagaaagagaaagaggcttATAATGAATACAAGGTTTCGTGTGCCGGTCGCCAGTATCCCGTGACTCGGGAAACGCCGGAGCAGAAAGCCGCTCGTTGTCTAGTGCGTCATCAGAAGCTGTGCGAGGAGTACGAGAGCATCAAGCACATATACATGGAAGTGTTCAAGTTCTGCAAGAACGAAGAGCCGCGGGGCGAATACGAATGATCGGACATGAGCGATTCGTACAAGGGCACGGTAGTCGATCTCAACGAGGACGAGCACGAGGGGGAGAAGACCTCGTGGCCGGACACACCACCACCGCTGCCGCCGAGGTTCAGGCATCTACC CGTGCACATGAATCTCGAGGACAGGCACAAGGTCGCGGGTAGATCTAGATctctgccgccgccgccgccctaCCGACCGCCACCGCAACCCCGCGCCCCCATTACCACGAGGCATTTAGGCTTCGACAGATCTGTCATCGACGACGAGAGCTACGTCTGA
- the LOC105281224 gene encoding docking protein 1 isoform X2 translates to MLPVDYERTKTWHKRFCQLFRTSNYGIKRVEIYDNQEEAILQSHSPRIITLDACIKIAPSNQSHVFVVVTKSGVHYFGCYSEMEMTHWITAFQLVAFKDSVSNQTIEENNDLYCTSGEGVFSVKVVETDASKRCGLEARNYTLVIAAVDMKLMDGDIVLFTWPYRYIRRYGYRDGKFIFEAGRKCESGEGSFRLEHGSQQEIFRCMYAKMRSMKKLLNEENNPSIECNDAQYHAALSMEAGSRAALPPSPNNSSNLIEIDFPTPQNSQKAFLTSSNVDSTTSSSRLSSKSKPAKPPRKCAFNLLEKKNLDPEFSDVPACGEYITLSQTNSPELSHKSIGNVIQEEEEKHPYDLVEIRNDAWRTHGIDSVHHTERVLSGLPSEKKQENDNDDLQYEVMMPIRNHDMPFQNSCANKCGINDTAIAKPAIQNIAKMDESDYDKLEHFGSVSKLSQKSTYKYTNSSQSIHSNASHGENSNCGLVNPAWSNYDIVEDMTAVRLADDSHLGYGIIRKKTDHSEMTAGNATSGPQHKVFNNSEYAIVSKPKRV, encoded by the exons ATGTTACCAGTCGACTACGAACGAACG AAAACATGGCACAAGAGATTCTGTCAACTCTTTAGAACGAGTAACTATGGGATCAAGCGTGTCGAAATCTATGATAATCAAGAGGAAGCGATATTGCAGTCCCACTCACCGCGCATCATCACGTTAGATGCCTGTATAAAAATTGCCCCTAGCAACCAGTCGCACGTCTTTGTT GTGGTGACTAAATCAGGAGTACACTATTTCGGCTGTTACTCAGAGATGGAGATGACGCATTGGATCACGGCATTTCAGTTGGTTGCCTTTAAGGATAGTGTGTCGAATCAAACGATAGAGGAGAACAACGATCTGTACTGCACGAGTGGGGAAGGCGTGTTCTCTGTTAAAGTCGTGGAGACAGACGCGTCTAAGCGGTGTGGATTGGAGGCAAGAAACTACACACTAGTAATTGCCGCGGTGGACATGAAACTGATGGACGGTGACATCGTTCTGTTCACGTGGCCGTACAGATACATCAGACGATACGGATATAGAGACGGGAAATTTATCTTCGAAGCTGGAAGGAAATGCGAGTCCGGCGAGGGTTCTTTTCGTTTGGAGCACGGTAGCCAGCAGGAGATCTTTCGATGCATGTACGCTAAAATGCGATCCATGAAGAAGTTGTTGAACGAAGAGAATAATCCGAGCATAGAATGCAATGACGCTCAATACCACGCGGCTTTATCTATGGAAGCTGGCTCCAGAGCGGCGTTACCGCCGTCCCCGAATAATTCTAGCAATTTGATCGAGATAGATTTTCCTACTCCGCAGAATTCCCAGAAAGCCTTTTTAACTTCGTCAAACGTGGATTCTACAACTTCATCGAGTAGATTATCGAGTAAATCTAAACCCGCTAAACCACCAAGAAAATGTGCCTTCAATCTGCTGGAGAAGAAAAATCTCGATCCGGAATTCTCGGATGTGCCCGCATGCGGGGAATATATAACCCTGAGTCAAACCAACTCACCGGAATTGTCTCACAAGAGCATCGGCAATGTTATacaggaggaagaggagaagcaTCCGTATGACTTGGTGGAGATTAGAAACGACGCTTGGAGGACGCACGGTATCGACAGCGTGCATCACACCGAGAGAGTATTATCAGGCTTACCTAGCGAGAAAAAACAGGAGAACGACAATGACGATTTGCAATATGAGGTCATGATGCCGATACGTAATCACGATATGCCATTCCAGAATTCGTGCGCGAATAAATGCGGCATCAACGATACCGCGATCGCCAAACCGGCGATACAAAATATTGCCAAGATGGACGAATCGGATTACGATAAATTGGAGCACTTCGGATCCGTCTCGAAACTTAGTCAGAAATCTACGTACAAGTACACGAATTCGTCACAGAGCATACATTCCAACGCGTCTCACGGGGAAAATTCGAATTGCGGTCTCGTTAATCCAGCGTGGTCCAATTACGACATCGTCGAAGACATGACTGCCGTTAGATTAGCCGATGACAGTCACCTCGGCTACGGGATTATTCGGAAGAAGACGGATCACTCTGAGATGACTGCTGGTAATGCCACAAGTGGCCCACAACACAAAGTTTTTAACAACAGTGAATATGCGATCGTATCGAAACCAAAAAGAGTGTAA
- the LOC105278907 gene encoding uncharacterized protein LOC105278907: protein MEVTAITEMFTASQEKYGVKYGNYIGDGDSKTFKAVVDLNPYGDDFPITKSECIGHIEKRMGSRLRNVKKTKKLGGKGKFTDILIKKLTKYYGLAIRRNVESVENMKKDIMATYLHMISTNKNLRHENCPKGEDTWCKYNLAQTFGAKYNHPAPLHAEVAANILPICEDLSREELLERCLGGHTQNANESYNSTVWQLAPKHLHAGRKIVEIAAFIAVCVFNEGFFGVLKIMETLEIKIGTTCKMFADSVDANRIRRQERRSLTSTKEVRLARKQELIEQNEMFEEAEGLLYGPGIAD, encoded by the coding sequence ATGGAAGTCACTGCGATTACTGAAATGTTTACTGCGTCTCAAGAAAAGTACGGTGTCAAGTACGGCAACTATATCGGCGATGGTGACTCAAAAACCTTTAAGGCTGTCGTCGATTTGAACCCATATGGAGACGATTTTCCCATAACCAAAAGTGAATGCATAGGCCATATCGAGAAACGTATGGGGTCTAGACtacgaaatgttaaaaaaacaaagaaactaGGAGGTAAAGGAAAATTCACTGatattctgataaaaaaaCTGACCAAATACTATGGCCTTGCTATAAGAAGAAATGTAGAATCTGtagaaaacatgaaaaaagatataatggcAACATATTTGCACATGAtttctacaaataaaaatctgaGGCACGAAAATTGCCCGAAAGGCGAAGACACGTGGTGCAAATATAACCTTGCTCAAACCTTTGGAGCAAAGTATAATCATCCAGCTCCACTTCACGCAGAGGTAGCTGCAAATATTTTGCCCATTTGTGAAGATCTTTCGAGAGAAGAATTACTCGAAAGATGCTTGGGAGGCCACACACAGAACGCCAATGAAAGTTATAATTCAACTGTGTGGCAGCTCGCGCCAAAGCATCTACATGCTGGCCGCAAAATAGTTGAAATCGCCGCTTTTATTGCTGTCTGCGTCTTTAATGAGGGCTTTTTCGGAGTCCTGAAGATAATGGAAACGTTGGAGATCAAGATTGGAACGACGTGTAAAATGTTTGCCGATAGCGTCGACGCCAACCGGATAAGACGCCAGGAACGCCGAAGCTTGACTAGCACTAAGGAGGTTCGATTAGCTCGAAAACAGGAATTAATCGAGCAAAATGAAATGTTCGAAGAAGCCGAAGGCTTATTATATGGTCCTGGTATAGCGGATTAA